In Ovis aries strain OAR_USU_Benz2616 breed Rambouillet chromosome 14, ARS-UI_Ramb_v3.0, whole genome shotgun sequence, a single genomic region encodes these proteins:
- the LOC101111220 gene encoding zinc finger protein 135 isoform X1: protein MGGKQGGAKIQSPSTSATLDGAWRADDARRRAPPSGRCSSASVRRRSALRGGLSLCPAARRTAYRGADCSCERPEEEGMTAGLLTAGDLDQVTFEDVVVDFTQEEWGCLEPAQRTLYRDVMLETFRLLVSVGHWLPKPDVISLLEQEAELWAANEGGPRGVCPDLETRPQSKLSTEKQGVTEEIPNSALVERFLQESLWHSKDEDAAGHREQGREKSDSCVVQAACMLVKTLTEEQQQGDGCGEDLSLRPDLPTQPMTPERQGAPVWGTHGQRENPDSNAQQKTCAKEKLYGCQECGKAFSHSSALIEHHRTHTGERPYECHECGKGFRNSSVLTKHQRIHTGEKPYKRAQRGRTVNQIAPLIQHQRTHTGEKPYECSECGKSFSFRSAFSKHERTHTGEKPYTCSQCGKAFRQSIHLTQHLRIHTGEKPYQCGECGKAFSHSSSVTKHQRLHTGEKPYKCAKCGRTFNQIAPLIQHQRTHTGEKPYECSECGKSFSFRSSCSKHERTHTGEKPYACSQCGKAFRQSTHLTQHQRIHTGEKPYECSDCGKAFSHSSSLTKHQRIHTGEKPYQCGECGKAFSHNSSLTRHQRIHPGGKPYECQACGKAFTQITPLIQHQRIHTGERPYECNECGKAFSQSTLLTECRRIHTGEKPYGCNECGKAFSHSSSLSQHERTHTGEKPYACSQCGKAFRQSTHLAQHQRIHTGEKPYECSDCGKAFSHSSSLTKHQRIHTGEKPYECNKCGRAFSQLAPLIQHQRIHTGEKPYECSQCGRAFSQSSLLIEHQRIHTKEKPYGCNECGKSFSHSSSLSQHERTHTGEKPYECQDCGKSFRQSTHLTQHRRVHTGEKPYECRDCGKAFTHSSSLTKHQRTHTG from the exons ATGGGTGGAAAACAAGGCGGAGCCAAGATTCAGAGCCCCTCAACCTCAGCCACCCTGGACGGGGCGTGGCGAGCGGACGACGCTCGGAGGCGCGCGCCGCCCTCTGGGAGGTGTAGTTCAGCGTCGGTGCGCAGGCGCAGTGCGCTCCGTGGCGGCCTCAGCCTTTGTCCTGCAGCCCGGCG AACTGCCTACAGAGGAGCTGACTGTTCCTGCGAGAGGCCCGAGGAGGAAGGAATGACCGCTGGGCTCCTCACTGCCGGGGACCTG GACCAAGTGACTTTTGAGGACGTGGTCGTGGACTTCACCCAGGAGGAGTGGGGGTGTCTGGAGCCGGCCCAGAGGACCCTGTACCGAGATGTGATGCTGGAGACCTTCAGGCTCCTGGTCTCTGTGG GACACTGGCTCCCAAAGCCGGATGTCATCTCCCTGCTGGAGCAGGAGGCAGAGCTGTGGGCAGCGAATGAGGGAGGCCCCCGAGGTGTGTGCCCAG ATTTGGAAACCAGACCCCAAAGCAAGCTATCAACTGAAAAGCAAGGTGTAACTGAAGAAATACCCAACAGTGCCCTGGTAGAAAGGTTCCTACAGGAAAGTCTGTGGCACTCTAAGGATGAAGATGCTGCAGGCCACAGGGAACAGGGCCGTGAGAAGTCAGATAGCTGTGTAGTGCAGGCAGCCTGCATGCTTGTGAAGACACTGACAGAGGAACAGCAGCAGGGGGATGGGTGTGGGGAAGACTTGAGTCTGAGGCCAGATCTCCCAACTCAACCAATGACTCCTGAAAGGCAAGGTGCCCCAGTGTGgggaacccatggacagagggagaatCCAGACTCTAATGCTCAACAGAAAACCTGTGCCAAAGAGAAGCTCTATGGATGTCAGGAATGTGGAAAGGCCTTTAGTCACAGCTCAGCACTCATTGAACACCACCGAACACACACAGGTGAGAGGCCTTACGAATGTCATGAATGTGGAAAAGGCTTTCGAAACAGCTCAGTGCTTACCAAGCACCAGCGAATCCACACTGGTGAGAAGCCTTACAAGCGTGCTCAGCGTGGGAGGACCGTCAACCAAATTGCCCCACTGATCCAGCACCAGAGAACTCACACCGGTGAGAAACCCTATGAGTGCAGCGAGTGTGGGAAATCCTTCAGCTTTCGATCCGCCTTCAGCAAACATGAGCGGACACACACAGGTGAGAAGCCCTACACGTGCAGTCAGTGCGGGAAGGCCTTCCGACAGAGCATCCATCTCACCCAGCACCTGCGAATCCACACTGGGGAGAAGCCATACCAGTGTGgagagtgtggcaaggccttcagCCACAGTTCATCCGTGACTAAACACCAGCGGCTCCACACTGGGGAGAAGCCTTACAAGTGTGCTAAGTGTGGGAGGACCTTCAACCAAATTGCCCCACTGATCCAGCACCAGAGAACTCACACTGGTGAGAAACCCTATGAGTGCAGCGAGTGTGGGAAATCCTTCAGCTTTAGATCCTCCTGCAGCAAACATGAGCGGACACACACAGGCGAGAAACCCTATGCATGCAGTCAGTGTGGGAAGGCCTTCCGGCAGAGCACACACCTCACTCAGCATCAGAGAATCCACACCGGGGAGAAGCCCTACGAGTGTAGCGATTGCGGCAAGGCCTTCAGCCACAGCTCATCCCTGACCAAACACCAGCGGATCCACACTGGGGAGAAGCCATACCAGTGTGgagagtgtggcaaggccttcagCCACAATTCATCCCTGACTAGACACCAGCGGATCCACCCTGGGGGGAAGCCCTATGAATGCCAGGCATGTGGAAAAGCCTTCACCCAGATCACACCACTGATTCAGCATCAGAGGATACACACAGGCGAGCGGCCTTATGAGTGCAATGAGTGTGGGAAGGCTTTCAGCCAGAGCACACTCCTGACTGAGTGTCGGAGGATCCACACAGGAGAGAAGCCCTACGGGTGCAAtgagtgtgggaaagccttcagtcaCAGCTCATCGCTCAGCCAGCACGAGCGGACGCACACAGGCGAGAAACCCTATGCATGCAGTCAGTGTGGGAAGGCCTTCCGGCAGAGCACACACCTCGCTCAGCATCAGAGAATCCACACCGGGGAGAAGCCCTACGAGTGTAGCGATTGCGGCAAGGCCTTCAGCCACAGCTCATCCCTGACCAAACACCAGCGGATCCACACCGGGGAGAAGCCCTATGAGTGTAACAAGTGTGGCAGAGCCTTCAGCCAGCTTGCTCCACTCATTCAACACCAGCGGATCCACACAGGAGAGAAGCCCTATGAGTGTAGTCAGTGTGGCAGAGCCTTCAGCCAGAGCTCCCTCCTCATAGAACACCAGAGGATTCACACCAAGGAAAAACCCTATGGGTGCAACgaatgtggaaaatccttcagcCACAGCTCATCGCTCAGCCAGCACGAGAGGACACACACTGGGGAAAAGCCCTATGAGTGCCAGGACTGTGGAAAGTCCTTTAGGCAGAGCACCCACCTCACTCAGCACCGGAGGGTCCACACAGGAGAGAAGCCATATGAGTGCAGGGACTGTGGGAAGGCCTTCACACACAGCTCCTCCCTTACCAAGCACCAGAGAACTCATACTGGGTAG
- the LOC101111220 gene encoding zinc finger protein 135 isoform X2: MTAGLLTAGDLDQVTFEDVVVDFTQEEWGCLEPAQRTLYRDVMLETFRLLVSVGHWLPKPDVISLLEQEAELWAANEGGPRGVCPDLETRPQSKLSTEKQGVTEEIPNSALVERFLQESLWHSKDEDAAGHREQGREKSDSCVVQAACMLVKTLTEEQQQGDGCGEDLSLRPDLPTQPMTPERQGAPVWGTHGQRENPDSNAQQKTCAKEKLYGCQECGKAFSHSSALIEHHRTHTGERPYECHECGKGFRNSSVLTKHQRIHTGEKPYKRAQRGRTVNQIAPLIQHQRTHTGEKPYECSECGKSFSFRSAFSKHERTHTGEKPYTCSQCGKAFRQSIHLTQHLRIHTGEKPYQCGECGKAFSHSSSVTKHQRLHTGEKPYKCAKCGRTFNQIAPLIQHQRTHTGEKPYECSECGKSFSFRSSCSKHERTHTGEKPYACSQCGKAFRQSTHLTQHQRIHTGEKPYECSDCGKAFSHSSSLTKHQRIHTGEKPYQCGECGKAFSHNSSLTRHQRIHPGGKPYECQACGKAFTQITPLIQHQRIHTGERPYECNECGKAFSQSTLLTECRRIHTGEKPYGCNECGKAFSHSSSLSQHERTHTGEKPYACSQCGKAFRQSTHLAQHQRIHTGEKPYECSDCGKAFSHSSSLTKHQRIHTGEKPYECNKCGRAFSQLAPLIQHQRIHTGEKPYECSQCGRAFSQSSLLIEHQRIHTKEKPYGCNECGKSFSHSSSLSQHERTHTGEKPYECQDCGKSFRQSTHLTQHRRVHTGEKPYECRDCGKAFTHSSSLTKHQRTHTG, encoded by the exons ATGACCGCTGGGCTCCTCACTGCCGGGGACCTG GACCAAGTGACTTTTGAGGACGTGGTCGTGGACTTCACCCAGGAGGAGTGGGGGTGTCTGGAGCCGGCCCAGAGGACCCTGTACCGAGATGTGATGCTGGAGACCTTCAGGCTCCTGGTCTCTGTGG GACACTGGCTCCCAAAGCCGGATGTCATCTCCCTGCTGGAGCAGGAGGCAGAGCTGTGGGCAGCGAATGAGGGAGGCCCCCGAGGTGTGTGCCCAG ATTTGGAAACCAGACCCCAAAGCAAGCTATCAACTGAAAAGCAAGGTGTAACTGAAGAAATACCCAACAGTGCCCTGGTAGAAAGGTTCCTACAGGAAAGTCTGTGGCACTCTAAGGATGAAGATGCTGCAGGCCACAGGGAACAGGGCCGTGAGAAGTCAGATAGCTGTGTAGTGCAGGCAGCCTGCATGCTTGTGAAGACACTGACAGAGGAACAGCAGCAGGGGGATGGGTGTGGGGAAGACTTGAGTCTGAGGCCAGATCTCCCAACTCAACCAATGACTCCTGAAAGGCAAGGTGCCCCAGTGTGgggaacccatggacagagggagaatCCAGACTCTAATGCTCAACAGAAAACCTGTGCCAAAGAGAAGCTCTATGGATGTCAGGAATGTGGAAAGGCCTTTAGTCACAGCTCAGCACTCATTGAACACCACCGAACACACACAGGTGAGAGGCCTTACGAATGTCATGAATGTGGAAAAGGCTTTCGAAACAGCTCAGTGCTTACCAAGCACCAGCGAATCCACACTGGTGAGAAGCCTTACAAGCGTGCTCAGCGTGGGAGGACCGTCAACCAAATTGCCCCACTGATCCAGCACCAGAGAACTCACACCGGTGAGAAACCCTATGAGTGCAGCGAGTGTGGGAAATCCTTCAGCTTTCGATCCGCCTTCAGCAAACATGAGCGGACACACACAGGTGAGAAGCCCTACACGTGCAGTCAGTGCGGGAAGGCCTTCCGACAGAGCATCCATCTCACCCAGCACCTGCGAATCCACACTGGGGAGAAGCCATACCAGTGTGgagagtgtggcaaggccttcagCCACAGTTCATCCGTGACTAAACACCAGCGGCTCCACACTGGGGAGAAGCCTTACAAGTGTGCTAAGTGTGGGAGGACCTTCAACCAAATTGCCCCACTGATCCAGCACCAGAGAACTCACACTGGTGAGAAACCCTATGAGTGCAGCGAGTGTGGGAAATCCTTCAGCTTTAGATCCTCCTGCAGCAAACATGAGCGGACACACACAGGCGAGAAACCCTATGCATGCAGTCAGTGTGGGAAGGCCTTCCGGCAGAGCACACACCTCACTCAGCATCAGAGAATCCACACCGGGGAGAAGCCCTACGAGTGTAGCGATTGCGGCAAGGCCTTCAGCCACAGCTCATCCCTGACCAAACACCAGCGGATCCACACTGGGGAGAAGCCATACCAGTGTGgagagtgtggcaaggccttcagCCACAATTCATCCCTGACTAGACACCAGCGGATCCACCCTGGGGGGAAGCCCTATGAATGCCAGGCATGTGGAAAAGCCTTCACCCAGATCACACCACTGATTCAGCATCAGAGGATACACACAGGCGAGCGGCCTTATGAGTGCAATGAGTGTGGGAAGGCTTTCAGCCAGAGCACACTCCTGACTGAGTGTCGGAGGATCCACACAGGAGAGAAGCCCTACGGGTGCAAtgagtgtgggaaagccttcagtcaCAGCTCATCGCTCAGCCAGCACGAGCGGACGCACACAGGCGAGAAACCCTATGCATGCAGTCAGTGTGGGAAGGCCTTCCGGCAGAGCACACACCTCGCTCAGCATCAGAGAATCCACACCGGGGAGAAGCCCTACGAGTGTAGCGATTGCGGCAAGGCCTTCAGCCACAGCTCATCCCTGACCAAACACCAGCGGATCCACACCGGGGAGAAGCCCTATGAGTGTAACAAGTGTGGCAGAGCCTTCAGCCAGCTTGCTCCACTCATTCAACACCAGCGGATCCACACAGGAGAGAAGCCCTATGAGTGTAGTCAGTGTGGCAGAGCCTTCAGCCAGAGCTCCCTCCTCATAGAACACCAGAGGATTCACACCAAGGAAAAACCCTATGGGTGCAACgaatgtggaaaatccttcagcCACAGCTCATCGCTCAGCCAGCACGAGAGGACACACACTGGGGAAAAGCCCTATGAGTGCCAGGACTGTGGAAAGTCCTTTAGGCAGAGCACCCACCTCACTCAGCACCGGAGGGTCCACACAGGAGAGAAGCCATATGAGTGCAGGGACTGTGGGAAGGCCTTCACACACAGCTCCTCCCTTACCAAGCACCAGAGAACTCATACTGGGTAG
- the LOC101111220 gene encoding zinc finger protein 135 isoform X3: MLETFRLLVSVGHWLPKPDVISLLEQEAELWAANEGGPRGVCPDLETRPQSKLSTEKQGVTEEIPNSALVERFLQESLWHSKDEDAAGHREQGREKSDSCVVQAACMLVKTLTEEQQQGDGCGEDLSLRPDLPTQPMTPERQGAPVWGTHGQRENPDSNAQQKTCAKEKLYGCQECGKAFSHSSALIEHHRTHTGERPYECHECGKGFRNSSVLTKHQRIHTGEKPYKRAQRGRTVNQIAPLIQHQRTHTGEKPYECSECGKSFSFRSAFSKHERTHTGEKPYTCSQCGKAFRQSIHLTQHLRIHTGEKPYQCGECGKAFSHSSSVTKHQRLHTGEKPYKCAKCGRTFNQIAPLIQHQRTHTGEKPYECSECGKSFSFRSSCSKHERTHTGEKPYACSQCGKAFRQSTHLTQHQRIHTGEKPYECSDCGKAFSHSSSLTKHQRIHTGEKPYQCGECGKAFSHNSSLTRHQRIHPGGKPYECQACGKAFTQITPLIQHQRIHTGERPYECNECGKAFSQSTLLTECRRIHTGEKPYGCNECGKAFSHSSSLSQHERTHTGEKPYACSQCGKAFRQSTHLAQHQRIHTGEKPYECSDCGKAFSHSSSLTKHQRIHTGEKPYECNKCGRAFSQLAPLIQHQRIHTGEKPYECSQCGRAFSQSSLLIEHQRIHTKEKPYGCNECGKSFSHSSSLSQHERTHTGEKPYECQDCGKSFRQSTHLTQHRRVHTGEKPYECRDCGKAFTHSSSLTKHQRTHTG; encoded by the exons ATGCTGGAGACCTTCAGGCTCCTGGTCTCTGTGG GACACTGGCTCCCAAAGCCGGATGTCATCTCCCTGCTGGAGCAGGAGGCAGAGCTGTGGGCAGCGAATGAGGGAGGCCCCCGAGGTGTGTGCCCAG ATTTGGAAACCAGACCCCAAAGCAAGCTATCAACTGAAAAGCAAGGTGTAACTGAAGAAATACCCAACAGTGCCCTGGTAGAAAGGTTCCTACAGGAAAGTCTGTGGCACTCTAAGGATGAAGATGCTGCAGGCCACAGGGAACAGGGCCGTGAGAAGTCAGATAGCTGTGTAGTGCAGGCAGCCTGCATGCTTGTGAAGACACTGACAGAGGAACAGCAGCAGGGGGATGGGTGTGGGGAAGACTTGAGTCTGAGGCCAGATCTCCCAACTCAACCAATGACTCCTGAAAGGCAAGGTGCCCCAGTGTGgggaacccatggacagagggagaatCCAGACTCTAATGCTCAACAGAAAACCTGTGCCAAAGAGAAGCTCTATGGATGTCAGGAATGTGGAAAGGCCTTTAGTCACAGCTCAGCACTCATTGAACACCACCGAACACACACAGGTGAGAGGCCTTACGAATGTCATGAATGTGGAAAAGGCTTTCGAAACAGCTCAGTGCTTACCAAGCACCAGCGAATCCACACTGGTGAGAAGCCTTACAAGCGTGCTCAGCGTGGGAGGACCGTCAACCAAATTGCCCCACTGATCCAGCACCAGAGAACTCACACCGGTGAGAAACCCTATGAGTGCAGCGAGTGTGGGAAATCCTTCAGCTTTCGATCCGCCTTCAGCAAACATGAGCGGACACACACAGGTGAGAAGCCCTACACGTGCAGTCAGTGCGGGAAGGCCTTCCGACAGAGCATCCATCTCACCCAGCACCTGCGAATCCACACTGGGGAGAAGCCATACCAGTGTGgagagtgtggcaaggccttcagCCACAGTTCATCCGTGACTAAACACCAGCGGCTCCACACTGGGGAGAAGCCTTACAAGTGTGCTAAGTGTGGGAGGACCTTCAACCAAATTGCCCCACTGATCCAGCACCAGAGAACTCACACTGGTGAGAAACCCTATGAGTGCAGCGAGTGTGGGAAATCCTTCAGCTTTAGATCCTCCTGCAGCAAACATGAGCGGACACACACAGGCGAGAAACCCTATGCATGCAGTCAGTGTGGGAAGGCCTTCCGGCAGAGCACACACCTCACTCAGCATCAGAGAATCCACACCGGGGAGAAGCCCTACGAGTGTAGCGATTGCGGCAAGGCCTTCAGCCACAGCTCATCCCTGACCAAACACCAGCGGATCCACACTGGGGAGAAGCCATACCAGTGTGgagagtgtggcaaggccttcagCCACAATTCATCCCTGACTAGACACCAGCGGATCCACCCTGGGGGGAAGCCCTATGAATGCCAGGCATGTGGAAAAGCCTTCACCCAGATCACACCACTGATTCAGCATCAGAGGATACACACAGGCGAGCGGCCTTATGAGTGCAATGAGTGTGGGAAGGCTTTCAGCCAGAGCACACTCCTGACTGAGTGTCGGAGGATCCACACAGGAGAGAAGCCCTACGGGTGCAAtgagtgtgggaaagccttcagtcaCAGCTCATCGCTCAGCCAGCACGAGCGGACGCACACAGGCGAGAAACCCTATGCATGCAGTCAGTGTGGGAAGGCCTTCCGGCAGAGCACACACCTCGCTCAGCATCAGAGAATCCACACCGGGGAGAAGCCCTACGAGTGTAGCGATTGCGGCAAGGCCTTCAGCCACAGCTCATCCCTGACCAAACACCAGCGGATCCACACCGGGGAGAAGCCCTATGAGTGTAACAAGTGTGGCAGAGCCTTCAGCCAGCTTGCTCCACTCATTCAACACCAGCGGATCCACACAGGAGAGAAGCCCTATGAGTGTAGTCAGTGTGGCAGAGCCTTCAGCCAGAGCTCCCTCCTCATAGAACACCAGAGGATTCACACCAAGGAAAAACCCTATGGGTGCAACgaatgtggaaaatccttcagcCACAGCTCATCGCTCAGCCAGCACGAGAGGACACACACTGGGGAAAAGCCCTATGAGTGCCAGGACTGTGGAAAGTCCTTTAGGCAGAGCACCCACCTCACTCAGCACCGGAGGGTCCACACAGGAGAGAAGCCATATGAGTGCAGGGACTGTGGGAAGGCCTTCACACACAGCTCCTCCCTTACCAAGCACCAGAGAACTCATACTGGGTAG